Proteins from a genomic interval of Maylandia zebra isolate NMK-2024a linkage group LG15, Mzebra_GT3a, whole genome shotgun sequence:
- the srp9 gene encoding signal recognition particle 9 kDa protein gives MPYYQTWEEFARAAEKLYLTDPMKVRVVLKYRHCDGNLCIKVTDNAVCLQYKTDQAQDVKKIEKLHGKLMRLMVSKETHSGAMETD, from the exons ATGCCTTACTATCAGACGTGGGAGGAGTTCGCCCGTGCAGCAGAAAAACTGTATCTGACAGACCCAATGAAG gtcAGAGTGGTTCTAAAATACAGACACTGCGACGGAAACCTGTGCATTAAAGTGACTGACAATGCTGTG TGTTTACAATACAAGACAGACCAGGCCCAGGACGTGAAGAAGATTGAAAAGCTCCATGGGAAGCTGATGAGACTCATGGTGTCCAAGGAGACGCACAGTGGTGCCATGGAGACGGACTAA